DNA from Fibrobacter sp. UWB15:
GTGGATATCCCAGTACTGTGCGTTGTCCACGTTTTCGGTGGCCAACATTGCGAGGTAGTCAGCAACGAACAGACCGTTTTCGAGAGCGATGGTCTGCGGACCCGGGTTGAAGTCCACGGAGTTCCATTCGGTGAGCCAGAGTTCGATCTTCTTGTCCTTCTTGAAGTGGCTGGTCCACTTGTCCACAACCTTATGGAGACGGCTGTAGATAGGAACGAGGTCCTGCGGAGCAGAGAGGAGTGCGAAGTCGTTTTCTTCACCGAAGTGCTGCGGATAGTGGTGAACAATGAGACCGTCGGCAATGTCGCCGGTTTCCTTGAGCACGTTGTCGTTCCACTGGCCATCGAGCACGCCGAGCACGGCCACCTTAATAGTCGGGTCAACCTTCTTCATGGCTTCGATGAACTTACGGGCGCGCTTACCATAAATGGTACCGCCGTCCTTACCATACTTTTCGTAGTACGGGTGCCAGTTACCATAGACTTCGTTACCGATTTCCCAGTAAACGATGCCGGCCTTCTTGTCGATGTTGGTGTGCTTCACCCAAGCAGCGGCTTCCTGTTCGGTACCGGAACCGAAGTTCACGGTGAACATGGCGTTAGAACCGGTCTTCTTCAACCAGGCGAGGAATTCGTCGGTATCGACCATCCAGTCGTGGTTGTCGAGGATTTCCTTCCAGTGGTCGTCATCGGCACGGAGACCACCCGGGTAACGGATGATGCCGTGGTTGATGCGCTTGGCGTATTCAGCAGTCTGAACCTTGAACTTCGGATTGTCGAGCATGTCGCCATCCCAAAGTGCAGCGTTGATACCGAAGAGGCCGCCCGAGATGTTCGGGTTGATCACGTCGCCGGTACCCTTGACTTCAACCTTCACGAGAGCCGGACGGGCTGCAGCCTTGACTTCCTTCTGGTTGGTGAGCTTGATGTTATCGATTTCGAAGCTACCGTTAGAACCTTCTCCACCCGGTTTGAAGTCAAGAGAAACAACACCCTTGAGGTCGAACTGACCGTTTTCCTTAGCGTTAGGCGGCTGGTAGTACGGGAACTTGCTGAAGGAGCGGAACGGAACGATCACCGTGGTGCGACCGCGAGGTACACCGGTGTTGGAAACGAAGAGTTCGTTTCCGGCGTCGCCGATCTGAACCGTAATGGACTGCCATGCACGTTCGGAGTAAACGTCGAACATGATGCCCCAGTGGTTCGTCCAGTCACGCTGCTTGGCGTCGTGAGCGGCAGTGTTCTTGGTAAAGTCAAGAACGAAGTCCACCCAGTCGGACATTTCGAAGTGCTTGATGTAGAGGCTGTTGCCGTCGAGCTTGGAGCTCTTGTACGGCATTTCGATTTCGGCCTTGGACTTCGGACCGAAAGACGGTTCCCACTTGTCCTTGGCGAACTTGCCTTCGAAGTCAGAAATCACGACATCCGGAGCCTTGGACTTCCAGTTATCCCACTTGATATCCGGGTCAACCCAGTCGATATTTTCGGTGAAGGTAATCTGGTCCACAAAGATGGTCACAGGAGCCGGCTTGCCCGGTTCGCCCTGGTTTTCACCCTTGCCCACAGAGAAACGGATTTCCTGAATCTTGTTCCACTGCACGTCCTTGGCAACTTCGGCCTGCTTGTTAGCGTCCCAAGCCTTACCCTTGTCGCCGAACTTCTTCAGAGGAATCTTGACGAGCTTCCAGTCCTTGCTGACCTTGGAGCCTTCGATCCAGTCGTTCAGGCTGATCTTGGTCTGGCTCTTGATGTCGTTACCCTGGTTGTCGAGGATACCCACGTAGACCTTTTCGCCACCGAGCTTACCCTTGATCCAGAAGTAGAGACCACCCTTGTTGCGAACCTTGGAGAGGTCAATGAACTTGCCTTCGCCAAGAGAGTAGGTCACACCGGACCAGTCGTTGTTATCGATGTACAGGGCGAGCACATTCGGGTTGCCCTGAGTCTTGGAATCAGCTTCGCGCTGGGCAGAAAGACCACCGTAGCTGTAGCTGAAGCCCTTGAGCTGGTTATCGTAGAACGTACCGTTCTTGACAGGCTTAGCCTTGCCGTCGAGCTTTTCGGGGTTCTTCGGGCCGTCAATGACGTCGTTGTTTTCATCCCAGTAGACAACCTTCTTCTTCGGGGCAGCCTTCTTGTTGCCCTTCACGATTTCGATGTTGTCGACCCAGATTTCGAAATCAGACGCGCCACTCTTGTCGATAGAGAAGCGGATTTCTGCAATCTTGTCCCAGTCGATACGGGCCGGGAATTCGGACTTGCGGGTGTTGTCCCAGTACAAGCCACGGTCCGGGAAGTCCACGAGAGGAATGGAAACCTTCTTCCAATCCGTCGTCACGGCACCGCCCTGGATGTACTTGTTCATCGGGAGAACGACCTGAGTCTTCTTGCCGTCAGAAACTTCTTCATCCAAAAGACCGACCTTAACGGCTTCGCCACCCTTCTTACCCTTGATCATGAATTCGAGCTTGGAGTCGAGCATGAACTTATTGAGGTCGAAGGTTTCGTTGTACAAGCAAACAGAAGCGCCCGAATATTCGCTCGGGTCGAGCTTGATGTTCAAGGCAGCCTTAGACTTGTAGCCGCCGTCCTTAGTAATGGTGATACCTTTGCTCTTGCCGCCGTAAGCGTAGTCAAAGCCCCCCGGACGATACTGTTCGTCGAAGAACTTGTAAGGAACTACACGCGGAGCTTTCGGCTGAGCCATTGTAGCCGTGACACCGAAGCCGAGAAGGGCGACGGTAGCGGCAGTCAATGTACGCTTCATCATATGATCGTGTCCTTTTTTTGTGTTTTTTAGTTTGATTTTGAAATTAAAATTTTCGCGTTCAAAAAGGGAGCACGCGACTTAAAGTCGCGTTTACAGATTGAACCGCTTAGGTAATTACTTGGCTTCCTTGAGGAGCTTTTCAACCAGTTCCGGGCTGAAACGGTCCTGACGCTTGCCGTTGATGTAGAAGTTCGGAGTACCCTGCACGCCGACTTCGGTACCGAGCTGGAAGTCCTTGTCGATACGGGCATTCATGGCAGAATCGAGAACCATGTCCTTCTTGAACTGTTCAACGTTCAAGCCGACCTGCTTGGCCACTTCGACATAGATGGAATCACCGAGTTCGCGGCTATGCGGAGCGAGCGCGTAGCGGTATTCCCAGAACTTGCCCTGCTTGTGTGCTGCGATAGAAGAGGCTGCTGCAGAGCGGGCGTTGGAGTGGAAGCTGAGCGGGAAGTGCTTGTACACGAACTTGATCTTGTCCGGATACTTTTCGTTGAGTTCCTTCATGACCGGAGCGATGCGGGAGCAGTACGGGCACTGGAATTCGGTAAATTCAACAATCGTGAGCTTCGGGTTCTTGGTGTTGCCAAAGACCGGGCTGTCTTCGTCGGGAATGTCCCAGACCTTGTTGTCCGCTTCCATTTCGGCGCGGGCCTGTTCCAGGGAGATGCCACGCTTGTCGAGAGCGTACTTGATGATTTCGAATTCTTCCTTGACCTGCTTGAAATCCTTTTCAAGGTTATCAAGCCTGGCCTGCTGGTTGAACGAACCGCCAGCGGAAGCCTGATTGCAGGCAACGAGACCAGCGAAACATACTGCGAGAGCAACAATGGGGAGACGTTTCATGTTTTTCCTTTTTGATGTTAAAAAATCTGGGCAAGCGCAATACTTACCTGTGTAAGGGAAATATATAAAATAGTAGAAAGTTGAAAGTAGACAGTAGGCAGTGGTTAGTGGTTAGGAATGAGGAATGTCAGATGACCCAAAAAAAGAAAAACCCGAATGTAAATTCAAGGATACATTCGGGTCGATATAAACGAAATAAAATCTGTGTTCCCTAGATTCCCGTGCTGCCGAAACCGCCGCGGTCTGCGCCGTCCAGCGGGCCTTCCTCGAAAGTAAGCGTGGGCTGCTGCTCCATGATGCGGAACTGCGCGATGCGGCTACCCTTCTCGATGGTCACGTCGCGGGTGGCGTACACGGGCATTTTCCACCAATCATTTGCACCACAGTAGCTAGAATCTACCACACCAACAGAATTCGCCTGCAAGATGCCGAAATTCTTGAATGTGGAACTACGCGGGGCGATATGCGCCTCGTAACCCTCGGGCAACTTCATCGCAACGCCCAAATGAATGAGCCTGAACTCCCCCGCCTTGAGCGTCACGGTCTCCGCCGCCGCGAGGTCAATCCAGTCGGACTTGCCGCCCACATACGTGAGGCGCTGAATAGAATCGTCGAGGTACTGAATCTTAATCGTCTGTGATGCCATAAGCCAAATATAAATAGTTTTCAAAACAGTCTATTTCAAGCATAAGCCACCAGGCGAAACAAACAGGATTGTCTAAAGTAGTTTTTACACAACGCAACAGCCTGTTTCTTGCATTTGTGCCAAGCCATAGGTATATTTGAGCCGTAAACAAAAAGGAGTTTAAATGCAGACCTACGAAATTCTCAAGAACATCCGCGAAAAGCACAATCTCACCCAAGACCAAATGGCCGAACGCATTCACGTGACCAGGCAGGCCGTAAGCCGCTGGGAAACCGGCGAGACGCAGCCGAACACGGAAATGCTCAAGGTATTGTCAAAGGAATTCAATGTTTCCATCAATACGCTGCTCGGTGCCCCGCGACAACTTTTTTGCCAGTGCTGCGGCATGCCCCTCGGTGACGATGCGATGATTAGCCGCGAACTCGACGGCAACTTCAACGAGGATTACTGCAAGTGGTGCTATGCCGACGGCAAGTTCGCCTACACCGACAAGAATACGCTGCTGGACTTTTTGCTTTCGCACATGCCTAATCCGGAAAATACGCCAGATGCGGAAAGGCGCAAGTTCTTCGATTCGCACCTCTCGCAATTAAAGCATTGGGCAGGCTAAACGCCTCAAATAACGGCGTCAATTTTTTCGTTCCAGTGGTCCGTGGTTTCACGGGCCACTTCGTTTCCACAGTCGTAGATGCACAGGACGCAGATTTCATTCACGACTTCGTAATCGGAGCCGCCATTGAACACGTTCGCATTGCCGTATTCTTCACGGTCTTTCCACAGGTAGACTTTGCAGGCGTGTTTTTCGGATTCCGCCTTGCAGTAGGCAGCAAGCATGTCTTCGGTAAGGTCAGCGGCACAAGTCGCGGCACCCGCAGCCCCATTCACCACCAAGGGCGACGCAAGGATTTCGGCAAGCGTTATGACGCGCGTGCCATCCTTGGCCAAAATTCGCCCGGCGATGTTGTATTCGACTTCCATATAATTAAAAAATCATAGCAACATTTGCACCAAATCTATGATTTAAAGGATCAACTAAAGGTGCTGCTTGTAAATTTATTGTATATCGTCTTTTATATTGTTTCAAAATATTCTCATATTCATCGGCTCGTCTTAATTTATCTGTTCCTCGAGCCCTAAATACAATTCCTGCCAAAAATAATGGAGCGCTAACAGCTAAACTTATTTCACCTGCAAGAAGATATCCATCACTTACGTCTTCATTAATTTCGTAATTTGTAACAAGAATTGTTCCTGTAGCAATACCTGCAAGACCTAGAATTAACAATATATTTCCTGTAAAACGACTCCTATTTCCAACAGCCAAGTAACGATTTACCAAATCCTGATAATAAGCAGTACTATCTTCTGCTAAAACATCTTTTTCAATTTTATTTCGTGAATCTTTATGAATTTCTTTAGATGTTTTTTTCTGCTGTACATGATAAAGAGGAATTTCTCCTTTTTCATGTACAAGACCAATCGTTTTTCCCTGTTCATTAACAACGTATGTGGTATCCATCTCTTGTGCATACAGCACAAAAGGTAAAATCAACACTACTATAGCAAACAGAATTTTCATGGTTCTACTCTAGGTCTTTTTGTAGTTTCTTAGCGGCCTTGTCGGCGGCCTGTTCCAGACGGGCAGGCTTTTTCGCAAGATTGCGGATGAGGCCAAACAAAGCGGAAAGTTCGTTGCGCGTGGGGTGCAGGCGCTGCAAGAGCGTATTGAGGAAGTTGTCGCGCCACGACTGGTCGTGATACTGGCCCGTCAAATAGCGGTCCAAGAACTTCTTGAAGCTATCAATTTGGTCGATGGTCGCCGGAGCCGTTTCGCAGGCACCCTTGCTTCCGCGCTTTGCACGACCTTCGCCGTTCGCGAGCGCACCGCTGCGGCAAAGTTCGTAAAGTCCCACCGTCACCGCCTGCGCCAAGTTGAGGCTCATGAGCCCCGGCACTGGAATTTCGCACTGGTAGGTGCAGGCGTTCACTTCTTCGGTTTCGAGGCCGCAAGATTCGCGGCCAAACACCAGCGCAATCGTTCCGTTCTCGGGCAACAATTCCGAAAGCCCAGGCATCATCGTGTGCTTGATCGCAGACCCGTAAATGCGACGGCTAAACGCGACGGCACAGGCGCAATCACCGATGGCATCTTCGAACTTGTGCACGATAGTCGCCTTGTCCAGAACCTCGTGGCTGTTCGGTGCCGTGTGGTAAGAATTTTCAATCACCTTGTCACGCTTCGGATAAACAATATAAAGTTCATCGAGGGCGTAGCAGTGCATGGCGCGGGCCACAAAGCCCACGTTGTGCGGATGTTCCGGTTCAACAAGTGCAACTCTGAATTTACGCATAGGATAGTAAGAAGTAGACAGTAGACAGTAGACAGTGGTTAGTAGTTAGTAAACAGGGGTTGGAGGGACGTTCCACTTGAAACCCTTGCCACGGATTTCGTTTTCGATTGTTTCGCCTTCGGCGATTTCCGCGCCGACATAAATGACGGAATGACGGATTTTCACACCTGCGGGCAGTTCGACGCCCGGTTCAACGACAGCTTCGTTCGCGTCGCGGCCTAGTTCCTTGAGGCGAGCTTCCACCGCAGCCATGAGACCTTCGGGCGAGCCCATGTCAATCCAAGTCGCATGCAACTGCGTCATATCAATAAAAGGTGCACGCCCCGCCGCAATTTCTTGCTTCCAGAATTCGCGGATATCGAATTCACCGTCGCGGATTCGCGAAAGAGCCTCGTCGCTATACCAAGAAACGCCAGAGAACGTCGCGGGCGCACCTTCTGTAGCGCCGAAACGGCCGACCACGCCGGCCAAGCGTCCGTCTACACCGACGCGGAAAGTATTCACCTTCGGAAAATCCACCGCGAGCAATGCCACCTGCGGCCCATTCGGCTGAGCGGCCAACGCCTGCGCATTTTCAACAAAAGCCTTCAAGTCAAAATCGCAATAGGCGTCGCCATTCATAATCAAGAGCCCACCGCGGTAGCCCTCATTATAAATACGCTTGAGCGGCCCTGCCGTCCCCAAAATGTCAGGCAGCTCCACCCAGACTTTTTCGAAACCTAAAGTTCCACCCGCCGAAACGACCTGTTCGGCCAGGTAATGGGCATTTGCGTGCAAACGAACGTTTCCGATAGCACGCGCCTTACGGGCCTGCAAGTCGAGAATCGAGGCATCAACCACGGGAACAAGGGGCTTCGGCACGTCGTTCGTGAGCGGACGCAGACGGGTTCCAAGGCCTGCCGCCAGAATCAAAACATTCAGGGAATCGTTATTCACAAGGGAATTTTCCATTATATGTATAAAGATAGAAAAAGGCGTTCTAAAAAAAAATAACACACATCCGCAAAGCAAGAATTCTATTTTTAAGGCACCATGAAGAAACGTTACATTGCCCTTATCGTTCTCGCGGCCCTGATTGTCGTTGTCATCGCCGCCCTCAAAATCGCCCCCGGCGTAGCCAAGAACTACGTAGTCGAACACTCCGAAGAACTCATCGGCCGAAAGATGAAAATCGAAAACGTGGAATTCAGCCCGTTTACGTTTACCGTCACCGTCGACGACTTCGCCATCTTTGAACCCGACGGCTCCACTCCCTTCGTGGCATTCGAAAAGTTCCGCATCAACGTGAACCCCACGCGACTCCTCGCTAAAGAAATCAGCGTGAGCGAAATCTACCTGAAAGGCCTCTACACCCGCGTAGCACAGAGAGGCGACCTGTTCAACTTCAGCGACATTCTCAACAAGTTTGCCGCCGACTCGACAGCCGACACCACCGCCGCAAAGGAAGAACCCAAGGTCGACGCCACCGCAGCGGACTCCGCCCAGGCCCTGAACCTCGACCCGACCGAAGCCTTGGGCGGATTCAGCGTCGCCATCGAAAACATCACTCTTGAAAAAGGCAACATCATTTACGAAGACCTCAAGGTGGGCTCCAAGATCCACATCCAGGACTTCTCCGTCGCCATTCCCGCCGTCTACTTCAGCAACAAGAACACCGACATCGGCGTGAACCTCAAGTTCGCAAACGGCGGCGACCTGGGAGTCAAAGTCCAGTTCAACATGAAGACGCAGGACTTCGGTGTGAACGTCACGCTCAACAAGCTTGCGCTTGCCGTCGCAAAGCCCTACCTCAAGGACTTCATCAATTACAAGGATTTCGAAGGCACACTCGGCGTGGACCTGAACGTCGCGGGCAACGTGAACAACGTCTTGTCTTCGAACGTGAGTGGTACAGTCTCTGTCGACGACATCAAGCTCACCGAAACAAGCGGCAAGGCAATCGGCGTTGCACACGTCGGCGTA
Protein-coding regions in this window:
- a CDS encoding dUTP diphosphatase, with the protein product MASQTIKIQYLDDSIQRLTYVGGKSDWIDLAAAETVTLKAGEFRLIHLGVAMKLPEGYEAHIAPRSSTFKNFGILQANSVGVVDSSYCGANDWWKMPVYATRDVTIEKGSRIAQFRIMEQQPTLTFEEGPLDGADRGGFGSTGI
- a CDS encoding RNA methyltransferase, with amino-acid sequence MRKFRVALVEPEHPHNVGFVARAMHCYALDELYIVYPKRDKVIENSYHTAPNSHEVLDKATIVHKFEDAIGDCACAVAFSRRIYGSAIKHTMMPGLSELLPENGTIALVFGRESCGLETEEVNACTYQCEIPVPGLMSLNLAQAVTVGLYELCRSGALANGEGRAKRGSKGACETAPATIDQIDSFKKFLDRYLTGQYHDQSWRDNFLNTLLQRLHPTRNELSALFGLIRNLAKKPARLEQAADKAAKKLQKDLE
- a CDS encoding sugar phosphate nucleotidyltransferase, translated to MENSLVNNDSLNVLILAAGLGTRLRPLTNDVPKPLVPVVDASILDLQARKARAIGNVRLHANAHYLAEQVVSAGGTLGFEKVWVELPDILGTAGPLKRIYNEGYRGGLLIMNGDAYCDFDLKAFVENAQALAAQPNGPQVALLAVDFPKVNTFRVGVDGRLAGVVGRFGATEGAPATFSGVSWYSDEALSRIRDGEFDIREFWKQEIAAGRAPFIDMTQLHATWIDMGSPEGLMAAVEARLKELGRDANEAVVEPGVELPAGVKIRHSVIYVGAEIAEGETIENEIRGKGFKWNVPPTPVY
- a CDS encoding zinc ribbon domain-containing protein, with the translated sequence MQTYEILKNIREKHNLTQDQMAERIHVTRQAVSRWETGETQPNTEMLKVLSKEFNVSINTLLGAPRQLFCQCCGMPLGDDAMISRELDGNFNEDYCKWCYADGKFAYTDKNTLLDFLLSHMPNPENTPDAERRKFFDSHLSQLKHWAG
- a CDS encoding thioredoxin domain-containing protein codes for the protein MKRLPIVALAVCFAGLVACNQASAGGSFNQQARLDNLEKDFKQVKEEFEIIKYALDKRGISLEQARAEMEADNKVWDIPDEDSPVFGNTKNPKLTIVEFTEFQCPYCSRIAPVMKELNEKYPDKIKFVYKHFPLSFHSNARSAAASSIAAHKQGKFWEYRYALAPHSRELGDSIYVEVAKQVGLNVEQFKKDMVLDSAMNARIDKDFQLGTEVGVQGTPNFYINGKRQDRFSPELVEKLLKEAK
- a CDS encoding carbohydrate binding domain-containing protein, encoding MMKRTLTAATVALLGFGVTATMAQPKAPRVVPYKFFDEQYRPGGFDYAYGGKSKGITITKDGGYKSKAALNIKLDPSEYSGASVCLYNETFDLNKFMLDSKLEFMIKGKKGGEAVKVGLLDEEVSDGKKTQVVLPMNKYIQGGAVTTDWKKVSIPLVDFPDRGLYWDNTRKSEFPARIDWDKIAEIRFSIDKSGASDFEIWVDNIEIVKGNKKAAPKKKVVYWDENNDVIDGPKNPEKLDGKAKPVKNGTFYDNQLKGFSYSYGGLSAQREADSKTQGNPNVLALYIDNNDWSGVTYSLGEGKFIDLSKVRNKGGLYFWIKGKLGGEKVYVGILDNQGNDIKSQTKISLNDWIEGSKVSKDWKLVKIPLKKFGDKGKAWDANKQAEVAKDVQWNKIQEIRFSVGKGENQGEPGKPAPVTIFVDQITFTENIDWVDPDIKWDNWKSKAPDVVISDFEGKFAKDKWEPSFGPKSKAEIEMPYKSSKLDGNSLYIKHFEMSDWVDFVLDFTKNTAAHDAKQRDWTNHWGIMFDVYSERAWQSITVQIGDAGNELFVSNTGVPRGRTTVIVPFRSFSKFPYYQPPNAKENGQFDLKGVVSLDFKPGGEGSNGSFEIDNIKLTNQKEVKAAARPALVKVEVKGTGDVINPNISGGLFGINAALWDGDMLDNPKFKVQTAEYAKRINHGIIRYPGGLRADDDHWKEILDNHDWMVDTDEFLAWLKKTGSNAMFTVNFGSGTEQEAAAWVKHTNIDKKAGIVYWEIGNEVYGNWHPYYEKYGKDGGTIYGKRARKFIEAMKKVDPTIKVAVLGVLDGQWNDNVLKETGDIADGLIVHHYPQHFGEENDFALLSAPQDLVPIYSRLHKVVDKWTSHFKKDKKIELWLTEWNSVDFNPGPQTIALENGLFVADYLAMLATENVDNAQYWDIHNDITPEGGDYGYLTRSAEECMNCPRPSYWAFQMASDALRGKLLKTEISGDKESLITTYYTENGKKKSLLVINKSPYSDYELKLNIPGFKGKATVQTLDRSTEKLKEGWANDPSKKAKKGVDVSKPIKVGKRTVTLITVE